A single Laribacter hongkongensis DSM 14985 DNA region contains:
- a CDS encoding Re/Si-specific NAD(P)(+) transhydrogenase subunit alpha, with amino-acid sequence MQIVIPAERAGETRVAATPETVKKLVQLGCSVAVQSGAGLNAAMPDAAYADAGAEVVADRAALLARGDIVLTVRPLEEACIAGLKEGAVLVGMMAPYANTTFPQMAAKKVSGFAMELLPRTTRAQSMDVLSSQNNIAGYKAVLLATHYYPRFMPMLMTAAGTVKPARVLIMGVGVAGLQAIATAKRLGAVVEATDVRASTKEQVESLGGKFIEVPMTDEEKAANDGVYAKEMSDDYKRRQAELVAKHARAADIIITTALIPGRPAPRLIAADVVAEMKPGSVIIDIAAEAGGNCELTRAGEVYTTDNGVTVVGLPNLPGMVAFDASSLYAKNLLTFLGLMLTKEGFKLNLEDDLLAATLVTHEGQVRFPAAQ; translated from the coding sequence ATGCAAATCGTGATTCCCGCCGAAAGGGCGGGCGAGACGCGGGTCGCCGCCACGCCGGAAACGGTCAAGAAGCTCGTGCAACTGGGCTGCTCGGTGGCGGTACAAAGCGGAGCCGGGCTGAATGCCGCGATGCCGGATGCGGCCTATGCCGATGCCGGCGCCGAAGTGGTGGCCGACCGGGCGGCGCTGCTGGCCCGGGGCGACATCGTGCTGACCGTGCGTCCGCTGGAAGAGGCCTGCATCGCCGGCCTGAAGGAAGGCGCCGTGCTGGTCGGCATGATGGCACCGTACGCCAACACCACTTTCCCGCAGATGGCGGCGAAGAAGGTGTCGGGCTTTGCCATGGAACTGCTACCGCGCACCACGCGCGCGCAGAGCATGGACGTGCTCTCCAGCCAGAACAACATTGCCGGTTACAAGGCGGTGCTGCTGGCGACGCATTACTACCCGCGCTTCATGCCGATGCTGATGACGGCTGCCGGGACGGTGAAGCCGGCCCGTGTGCTGATCATGGGGGTCGGTGTGGCCGGTCTTCAGGCCATCGCCACGGCCAAGCGTCTGGGAGCGGTGGTGGAAGCCACCGACGTGCGTGCGTCGACCAAGGAGCAGGTGGAATCGCTGGGCGGCAAGTTCATCGAAGTGCCGATGACCGACGAGGAAAAAGCCGCCAACGACGGCGTGTACGCCAAGGAAATGTCTGACGACTACAAGCGTCGCCAGGCAGAACTGGTCGCCAAGCACGCCAGGGCTGCCGACATCATCATTACCACGGCGCTGATCCCGGGACGGCCCGCGCCGCGCCTGATCGCCGCTGATGTGGTGGCGGAGATGAAGCCGGGCAGCGTGATCATCGACATTGCCGCCGAAGCCGGTGGCAACTGCGAGCTGACCCGCGCAGGCGAGGTATACACCACCGACAACGGCGTGACCGTGGTGGGCCTGCCCAACCTGCCGGGCATGGTGGCTTTCGATGCTTCCAGCCTGTATGCCAAGAACCTGCTCACCTTCCTCGGCCTGATGCTGACCAAGGAAGGCTTCAAGCTCAATCTGGAAGACGACCTGCTGGCGGCCACCCTGGTGACCCACGAAGGCCAGGTGCGTTTCCCTGCTGCCCAATAA
- a CDS encoding proton-translocating transhydrogenase family protein, which translates to MVDPFVTSFTIFVLAVFVGYHVVWNVTPALHTPLMAVTNAISGIIIVGALLQVVDINGESITLTSVLGAIGIFLASINIFGGFLVTQRMLDMFKKKKR; encoded by the coding sequence ATGGTCGATCCCTTCGTCACCAGTTTCACCATTTTCGTGCTGGCCGTTTTCGTGGGTTACCACGTGGTGTGGAACGTCACGCCGGCCCTGCATACCCCGCTGATGGCGGTGACCAATGCCATTTCCGGCATCATCATCGTCGGTGCCCTGTTGCAGGTCGTGGACATCAACGGTGAGTCCATCACCCTGACTTCGGTCCTGGGCGCCATCGGCATTTTCCTGGCGAGCATCAACATCTTCGGTGGTTTTCTGGTCACCCAGCGCATGCTCGACATGTTCAAGAAAAAGAAGAGATAA
- a CDS encoding NAD(P)(+) transhydrogenase (Re/Si-specific) subunit beta, with amino-acid sequence MENLSAILYLVAAVLFILALKGLSSPTTALRGNLYGIIGMLVAVLTTFAIMDKPVLGLIGVAIVAGGAIGAWKAKTVQMTGMPELVAAMHSLVGLSAVLIAVAAIFHSGVEHTPVQKIELFIGAFIGAITFTASVIAYGKLSGKFGSRAVVFNGQHLLNLLLAIAMVGFGVLYFMTDAHAAFLAMVAIALVLGVTLIIPIGGADMPVVVSMLNSYSGWAAAGIGFTLNNPVLIIAGACVGSSGAILSYIMCKAMNRSIVSVLLGGFGAEAGSGGAAGAAGPKNYKSGSAEDASFLMSNADSVIIVPGYGLAVSRAQHALQEYARLLTEKGVNVRYAIHPVAGRMPGHMNVLLAEAEVPYEQVLEMEEINSDFANTDVVLVIGANDVVNPAAQKDSSSPIYGMPILEAYKARTVIVVKRSMSVGYAGLDNDLFYMDKTMMVFGDAKKVVEELVKAAEL; translated from the coding sequence ATGGAAAACCTGTCTGCCATTCTTTACCTGGTCGCGGCGGTGCTGTTCATCCTCGCGCTCAAGGGGCTGTCCAGCCCGACAACCGCCCTGCGCGGCAACCTCTACGGCATCATCGGCATGCTGGTCGCCGTGCTGACCACCTTTGCCATCATGGACAAGCCGGTGCTGGGCCTGATCGGCGTGGCGATCGTGGCCGGTGGTGCCATCGGCGCCTGGAAGGCCAAGACCGTCCAGATGACCGGCATGCCGGAGCTGGTGGCGGCCATGCACTCGCTGGTCGGCCTGTCGGCCGTGCTGATTGCCGTGGCGGCCATCTTCCACAGCGGCGTCGAACATACGCCGGTACAGAAGATCGAGCTGTTCATCGGTGCCTTTATCGGTGCCATCACCTTTACCGCTTCGGTGATTGCCTACGGCAAGCTGTCCGGCAAGTTCGGTTCCAGGGCCGTGGTGTTCAACGGCCAGCACCTGCTGAACCTGCTGCTGGCGATCGCCATGGTCGGCTTTGGCGTGCTGTACTTCATGACTGACGCACACGCGGCCTTCCTCGCGATGGTCGCCATTGCCCTGGTGCTGGGCGTGACGCTGATCATCCCGATCGGTGGCGCGGACATGCCGGTGGTGGTGTCGATGCTCAACTCGTACTCGGGCTGGGCGGCAGCGGGTATCGGCTTTACGCTGAACAACCCGGTGCTGATCATTGCCGGTGCCTGCGTCGGCTCGTCCGGTGCCATCCTGTCGTACATCATGTGCAAGGCGATGAACCGTTCGATCGTGTCGGTGCTGCTGGGCGGCTTTGGTGCCGAAGCCGGCAGTGGCGGCGCGGCCGGAGCCGCGGGCCCGAAGAACTACAAGTCGGGCTCGGCCGAGGATGCATCCTTCCTGATGAGCAACGCTGACAGCGTGATCATCGTGCCGGGCTACGGTCTGGCCGTGTCACGGGCCCAGCATGCGTTGCAGGAATACGCCAGGCTGCTGACCGAAAAAGGCGTGAACGTGCGCTACGCCATTCACCCGGTGGCCGGCCGCATGCCGGGCCACATGAACGTGTTGCTGGCCGAAGCCGAGGTGCCGTACGAGCAGGTGCTGGAGATGGAGGAGATCAACTCCGACTTTGCCAACACCGACGTGGTGCTGGTGATCGGTGCCAACGACGTGGTGAACCCGGCAGCCCAGAAGGATTCGAGCAGCCCGATTTACGGCATGCCGATCCTTGAGGCTTACAAGGCCCGCACGGTGATCGTGGTCAAGCGCTCGATGAGTGTGGGTTACGCCGGCCTCGACAACGATCTCTTCTACATGGACAAGACCATGATGGTGTTTGGAGACGCCAAAAAGGTGGTGGAAGAGCTGGTGAAGGCTGCGGAGCTCTGA